TACCGGAAGTCGCCCGACGGCCGATAGAAATTGATCGTCCCGCCGAGGAACCCGCCGGTAAATTCGAAGGTCAGCGTGAAGCTCTTGCCGGACTTCGGATTGTACGGATTGTTCACCGTGCTGTATGTATAGCTGGGCAGCACGCGCCGCGCTTCAAAATTCGTGAATGAGCTTCCGGTCAGAAAGTTCTGATTCTGCGACTGTACGGCCGAGAAGTAGGCCTGGGTTGCCGGGTTGACGCCGGTCGTCGAAGAATTGTCCAGCACGTACGAGATCCCGATCCGCTGAAACACGCGCATCGGATAGCCGGTTGAAATACTGAACCCGGTGTGCTTCTGCTCGAAGTTCAGGCTGTTCTCGAGACCCAATCCCTGCGGCAGGCTGGCGCCGCTCGCGCCGAACAACTGCTTGGCCTGATCGTAACGATAGCTCGTGTTATAGAGCGACATGCCCAGCGTGATCGGCCGATCGTAGAGATACGGCTCGGTGAAATTCAACTGATACTGCGACTGCCGGGTTCCGCCCTGCAGGACCAGCGCCAGGCTTTCACCAAGGCCGAGGAAATTGTTGGTCGTGTAGTTCAAGCCCAGGAAACTTCCGCCGATCGCGCTGACGCCGCCGCTGAACCCGATCGAGTTCCGGCTTTTCTCTTTCACCTTGAGATTGATATCGATCGTGTTGTCCGTGGTGCTCGGCTTGATCTCCGCGTCCTCCTGCTTGATCTCTTCGAAATAGCCCAGCTGATTCAAGCGCAGCAGGCTGAAATCCCAGCTCTGCGAATTGAAGATCTGCCCTTCGTCGACCAGAACCTCGCGCCGGATCACCTTGTCGCGCGTGGTGGTGTTGCCGCTGAACGCGATGCGGTTGACGGTAAACTGCCGGTCTTCGTCGACGTTGATCGTCAGGTTGACGAGTTTCTTCTCTTCGTCGAGGTCCTGCAGCGGCACTGCGGTGAAGTTGACGTAACCACGCTGGCCGTACAGCTTCTTCAGGTTATCGAAACCTTTCTTGACCGCGGATTCGTTATACACCTGCCCCGGAACCAGGCCGAGGATGAGCCGGATGATCGCCTCATTGAATTCCTTGTTGCCGGTCACCTTCACGTCGCCGATCTTGTACTGATCGTTCTCTTCGATTTTCAGCGTGATGTAATACCGGTTGACCTTCTTCTTCCACCAGGGCAGCGGTATGCCGTAGGGGAATGGCGGCTTGATCAGCGGAAGCGTGCGGTGGACTACTTTCGGCTTCACATCGACTATGGGATCCAGGACGTTCACGCGGATATAACCGCGATCGGCATAGAAGATCTTGATGCGTGTCACGTCGTCCAGCAGCTTCAGGTCGTAGTAAGTATCCTTGCTTGTGAAGACCGTGATCGGGCCCGTTTCCTTCTCCAGCTTCATCGCGCTTTTGAGCTGGCGGGAGGTATAGACGTGGTTCCCTTCGATCGCGATCTTCTGAATCTTGATGGCCGGGCCTTCGTTGATCTTGAACGTCAGCTTGATCGAATTCGGCGGGATGTCTTCGACGGTGGTATCGACTTTTGCGTCCTGGTGGCCCTTTTCCGCGAGCATGCCCTTGATCACGCTTTCGACCTGTTTGATCTTGCCGGCATCGTACGGCGTTTCCTGGCCGACGCTGATCTTCTTATCTTTCAGCTTGTCGAGAATGTCGGACCGGGTGATCGAGTCGGCGCCGATGAAATCGACGCTGCGGATCATGGGCTTTTCCTTGACGGTGAAGATGACGATGACGCCGCCCTGGCGCCCGTCTTCGACATCGACGCGGATGTCGTCAAAGTAATTCTGCGCGTAGAGTTCTTTCACGTCGCGCCGGACGAGATCCATGTTCAACGGGGCGCCCTGCCGCGTGCGGATGTGAAACTTGATGGTATCCGACACCACCCGCCGGTTACCGCGAACCTCGACGGTTTCGACGTTGCGTCCTTCGAACGACTGCAAGGCCTGAACCGTCATCGCGGATAAGAGGATGGCCAGAAGCGCTGATGCAACCTTCATTTCGAGCCTCCGAAACTAAAAAGGCAGCGGCGTACTTCGAACAAGCGGCTGAACCGTTGAAAATATCGATCCCGTAAATTGAAGACCGACGGCGTAGCTCTGACCGCCC
This genomic interval from Terriglobia bacterium contains the following:
- the bamA gene encoding outer membrane protein assembly factor BamA, with the translated sequence MKVASALLAILLSAMTVQALQSFEGRNVETVEVRGNRRVVSDTIKFHIRTRQGAPLNMDLVRRDVKELYAQNYFDDIRVDVEDGRQGGVIVIFTVKEKPMIRSVDFIGADSITRSDILDKLKDKKISVGQETPYDAGKIKQVESVIKGMLAEKGHQDAKVDTTVEDIPPNSIKLTFKINEGPAIKIQKIAIEGNHVYTSRQLKSAMKLEKETGPITVFTSKDTYYDLKLLDDVTRIKIFYADRGYIRVNVLDPIVDVKPKVVHRTLPLIKPPFPYGIPLPWWKKKVNRYYITLKIEENDQYKIGDVKVTGNKEFNEAIIRLILGLVPGQVYNESAVKKGFDNLKKLYGQRGYVNFTAVPLQDLDEEKKLVNLTINVDEDRQFTVNRIAFSGNTTTRDKVIRREVLVDEGQIFNSQSWDFSLLRLNQLGYFEEIKQEDAEIKPSTTDNTIDINLKVKEKSRNSIGFSGGVSAIGGSFLGLNYTTNNFLGLGESLALVLQGGTRQSQYQLNFTEPYLYDRPITLGMSLYNTSYRYDQAKQLFGASGASLPQGLGLENSLNFEQKHTGFSISTGYPMRVFQRIGISYVLDNSSTTGVNPATQAYFSAVQSQNQNFLTGSSFTNFEARRVLPSYTYSTVNNPYNPKSGKSFTLTFEFTGGFLGGTINFYRPSGDFRYYHPMNHGRNTFAMRAMTSYIQSFTNLSVPFYERFFAGGDFDIRGFDFRTLSPISFITRALPVTNPLTGQTSVQPFDDIVYVGGDTQAVFNFEYRIPLVGQTVSMVPFMDMGNAWVTKPEELTRIITVPGETQVLPAQFLPGTNSGLRMSTGLEFQVIMPVLNAPFRIDYALNPFRIDGTFTGPVTGIPFAIHQPAHNFKFTVGRTF